The Mastacembelus armatus chromosome 20, fMasArm1.2, whole genome shotgun sequence DNA segment ATTCCTAAAAGATCACTGAATGTTTCCTGCCACTTTAGTAAAACAAGtacacatatttgtgtttaacaGGGAAATATGACAAATAATAACTCTCAGAGTAGCCAATTATCACCACTTTTCCATAATTGTTGTTTAGTGGTGTTTACATGATTGGAACATGACTGGTGGCTGATGGAGTCCTCTGTCTGACAGTGTCTATCAGACTAAAAGCACTGGGAACCACATAAGTAGAAGAACAACATCTTATGTTGTTTTTAGCTAATATTTTTCACcttgttttgaatattttgCTGTTTAATTTCAAGGAACTGCCTTGTGATTGTCCCTATACaccgatcagccataacattatgaccacctgcctgACTGTGTACACAGGACTTAGTGCAGCAGTAGGCTGGCACTTGTGTTGGCAATTGTTCTACTGTCAGGAAGACCACACTTTTGCCACTCAGATCCTTACAcctgcctgtttttcctgcttccaacacattAACTTCAAGGacttaatgttcacctgctgctcaaTATACCAAACATGctggcaggtgccacagtaacaCAATAGTTACAGTAACACAGTAacactttatctgtcagtggtcataatgttttgGCTGATAAATAATAGGTATAATGACCTGAATCAGGATCTTCTGCCaagaacactttaaaaaaacataatgatgaCACTCACCAGCTGTATTGTGGAAATGGACTTGCCCCTCTGTGACTCACTATTGCAGTTGAGTTCCAAGTCACTGCAGTGACCCTACAGACAAAAGAATGTCATGAGACCAGTGTTGCTCAGTAAAAACAGTCATCACACACTAGTTTTTATTGAAATCTTTAAAAGTTGAAAATCTGTTtaggtaaaagaaaaataaccagTCTTGATCATTACAAACACTTTACTTTATACTGAAATGACCAAagatacaaaaaacaaaattcttaCATGGCCATGAGAAGGAACAAAAAATGTGAATAGTCTTTCAATAAGGAAAAAGAGATAGATCCCAGCGATGATCCCCATAATCTGCCATAGATACTCCTTTCTTTCAGGGTGGTGCTCATCATCATGACTGTGCATGCCATCATGGAGGCCAAGGATCTGGaaatgagacaaagaaaaaagaatgagaCATTTTCTTGACTTGAATGTTGGTCAGCTGATACTGTGGTGACTACCTGTGGTGTGAGGTGTAGGAGAGCATCTCCTGAGAGCGTTCCCACTGCCAGGcccacaaacagctgcaggatCAGTGTGTAGATTTCCTGGCAGGAGTTGAAGAAAATCAAGCAGACTCCAAACATGGAGCCCACTGTGATAATCAGGACAGCAGCTGTGCTGTAGCCGTACTCTGCAGGgaagaaagtgtttttttaatgtttcttttacctggtttgtttttttggggtggGGGGTAGACTTAGTTTGATAgcacaacacagagaaagacaggaagtgGGTTGAGAGAGGAGTGGAAGACTTGTCACAAAGTCTATGGCCAGACTCGAACTGCAAACATTGTGCACAAATATGTGTATCAGtcaataatgataatatgaCTGGCATTGAATTGAGGTATGTATAGTGCTGGGGTTGCTGTACATATACATAAATGTTATTATTGTGTATCTTTTTTAGTATATTTAAGCTTTTTTTATGCATTGGTATGTGACTCTATTTCCCAGTGTTGATCATGTTTCCCCTTTTCTTATTTCATAGTTTAGGTTATGATCTAAAACACAAAGGTCTTCAGCTTAGTCAATCACAAATAAAAAGTTGGTTTATTTAGTTTCAGTCTCTGTGTAGTGCATTAGTGTATTGTCTATCAGTGAGTGGTTAAAAGGAACACTGAGGTAAAAGACTTACTTTCAAAAGCAGTGGGCAGAGATCCTCCTGTTTTTTGCACTGCAGACTCACAGGCATTGCCTAGCAACTGCTGAATGATGGCTGGGCACATTTGTCTGAAGTGCTCTTTGGAAATTGGCAAATGAGGATCCAGAGCAAAAATATCCACCAACTGATTGGCTGAAAAACATACCTGATTAGATTGAAAGGAGAAGATGCATTTATGGATGAGGGGGAGGCTCAAATCAAGCCTTAAAGTACCAGCGCACAGTTTACAGCAATGTTCAGCTGTCTTATGATGCTCAGCACAACAGACACCAAACCAAATATTTTCACCTAAATCAAAACATTTGTCTCAGACTCACCTGGGTCCAATCTTTACTTTTTCCTCCGGTGTTGTGATTACAGTCATCCACCTGACGCCCAGCCATTTTCTGTGAACTTCCTGTGATGCTCCGTCTCTGCCTGTAGTGAGAGTGTCCTGCACCTTCCTGTCCTACTCCCAGCTGATGAAGCAGCTCCTCCAAGTCTACCCAGAAAAATTAGATCAGATATTTACACCAAGTCATGTTAATCTAAGTTCACCTGTGTTCCAAGTCAGTTTGTTCATTCATGACATTATAAAGGTCTAATGAAAAAGATGGAGCAACACAAGAAGTTTACACTTGCAAAATTAAGattcagaaatattttgaagtacacacatacattacactgttgatttttttaaatatttatcctGGATATTGTTACCATTTTGTACAAATATTCAATAAtgagttttatattttttgtgcaGGTTATTGCATTTTAGTTTTATCAAGGTGAAGAAGCCTTTGATGCAATATTAGAGTTTGCTTGTTTAGGAGGATTAGGGGCTTTTTCAGGCAGCATAACTCATTACTCACGACAAGGGAAGAAACACCTGCAAATGGCCTTCAGAAAATAGACTTTTAGAAAAAGCAAACTGCTAaaggaataaaaatatttggtttCTTGGTGAGAGCTTAGCCTAGCTTAGTATCAGGGTTGGAAACAGCAGGAGTCTGCTAGTCTGACTCTGTccaaaagttgaaaaaaaaagcatctatCAGCACTCCAGGAATTTATTGCCACAGGCAAATGTcagcctgttttattttgtgtaagAAGCCAATTGTACTTATGAACTTACCCATAATCTGCAGGTTATTTGTACGATTTAGGGAATGAAAGATGTAGTCAGTAAAAAAAGCTGGGGATGGGAGGTTCCTCCATCTGAAGCAGTGGCCCTGCAGGATATGGCTGATGATGGCTGCAGCCAATCTGGGAACAGATGATTCACCAGCACCTGGATTTTCTTTTATGTCAGTGTCTTCAAGTAGATGAGTGGCATCAATACACTATGGGATCAAATATGAAAAGATCATAATCATGAAAGATGATCACATCGGGGTGTGCACCTGGTGTTGCAGGATATATTTCTTATAGAAATGCTCCTTACTTGCAAATCAGATGAGGCACCTTGGTTAGTGGGATCATAGTGCTGACTGATGAGCTGCAGAATACTTTCCATTTCACCAGGTGATAGGAACCGGTTGTCCTCGGCTGGGTGTAGATTAGTGAGAGCCAAAATGTAGAACTGATGGTTtgcagatgaggaggaggatgaagacgacagagagggaggggaggcaGTGCACAGATCTTCCAAGTTAATTATGTAGTACAGCAAAACAGTTGAGATCTGTTGGTAGTCCTCTTCAGTGAGTTCAGCCTTCTCGTCATCCTTTAGCACAGAGAGGGCTATATCTGGTGTCAGGCACTataacaacaacagaaaatttaaaaagagcTGCAAAACATTAGGTCATATTATTCTCACGAAAGAAATCGTAATAAAAGGCCTATTCTCCCCCTGTACACACAATATTCTGCTTTTTTGAAAAGTGCTAGCTTTGTGCTGCTGGGTCTGTTTGGGGAGTTGAATGCAGACCCAATTTTAGAgccccctacacacacacaaaatatacagcAGAAGGTTATGAGAGTGGGTGAAGCACTGTTCCTTGTTAGAGCAGATGGTTCAGCAAACAGTGAAAATATAAACGGTTGCCTCCTTAATTTCTAACTCTTACTTTTAAGGCTTGAGAGACTATGTCCCATTAGCAGCAGAACTACATAAATATTTGAAGTACCTCTAAATCCACTATATGGAGTTTAAATTGAAAGTCCCATGGAGGTCAAGTCCTTAAGCCTCTACATTCACTCACATTCCACCATAACAAGCACACAGAAAAAGCGCTTAACATAATGCTTGTTAAAATCCAGCATCATCTAGTGACATTTTTATGATAACATAAAGCCAGGACTAGACTTTACCTTGTCACAGATATCCTGAGAGGTCCCTGTCCGCTTCACACAGTCCACTGCCTGAAGAAGTGTAGTGATCAGAACACCAGTCTGGTTCTTCTTTAGCTGAGGCTCTTCTTCTGTCCCCAGGGGCAGATCCAAAGCCCTGAGAGCCTCCTGCAGGTACCCTCCTTCCTGGTGTTTCCCATCCAGGATAGTTTCCAGCAGACAAAGAAGCAACAGGAACAGATGATCGCTGAATCTGAAGTTCATGTTTCTACCAAGGCTGTCAGAGTTCCTTAGCTCCCAGGACTCACTTAACaataagacagagagaaaaaaaacagcagacaagCAAATTAAAGAGGATTTTGAATCAAGCTGGGTTAAAAGAGAGTTTCTAAAAAAGAAGACCAGTGGATGTGTTCTTGCTGAGGGAGGCGTTAATAATAGGCCTGTCAGATTTGGTGGAGGACTTGTGCGGAACCGGCCCTTACCAGTGCTGAACAGTCAGCCAACGCTGGGGCCCCTTAGTCCACAACAAAAGGATTAGTGCAGGCAAGTGAAAGAGCATGGGCAGGGAGAAGGGGGCATGAAAGGGGAGAGACTAATTAGTATTGGGGAAAACTAATGACAAGCGAAAAGCTGTGAATAATGCAAAGCAATGACTCAGACAGAGATccacatgtaaaacaaaatagttCTCCTAAAGTGATGGCTCAATAGCACAGACATCACTGAAAATGCTGAATGCTTTGaatgatttcagtttttctgatgTTATAAATATTGAAGATACTGACTTTCCTTATTTAGCAGCATCAATTGTTAAGAAAATGGGAGCTGATATGAGCGAGTGGATGTAGTATGTTGATTAAGAACATCAAAGATCAAACATGCAGCGCAAAAGATGCCAAGTATTCTCGCAACACTTTCCAAGGTCCTCCCACACTGTACGCCCTGCAGCCGTAACTGACTGAACAACAAGAGGACAAAGCTATTGCTGAAAATCCTAACAGCTACAGTGATACCTGTGATAAAAGCTTACCGAATGAACTGGGAGCACACTGGGCCTCTTATCCTCTCAGTGGTGGCTGTCACTAAGTTTGTTTATCTCCAGTAGGACAAACAGAAGATTCAGCGTTGGTTTATGGAGAAATCTTGGACATCAGTGCTGTTGGTAAAGCCCTCTTACAAGAAGCAAGAATTGAGTAAGCTCCTGAGGATTAGCTGCGACAGCCTATGAGGGCTGTGGTTGCTATGGAGCAGGCTGTCTCATTTTCAATAATGAGGTGATGGGGGTGGCCAGCCACTGATAAGGGTGATTGACTAATAATGATAACTAAACTATAAATAAAACGGTAGTGAATTGAAATTTTACATTGTACAATGTATAttgtaaccaaaaaaaaaaaaaacattcaccaaCCTTCATTATTACACAGTGACTGGGGGTCAGTAGAATTAAAATAcgattaaaataaaataggataaataaaaacatactaCAAAAACCTGACAATGCAGTAATAGAAAATAGAGTGCAAGTTAACAGAGAAAGTGTAGACTCAGTACTTTAATAATGGAAATTTATCACACTTGGGTGAGGACATACTGAAAGCTTTAAGGGTTAATATACGCCACCTCCTGCATGGTCTTTACAATGATTCCAGTACATCAACACCTTGTTTATGGTATTACCATGTTATGGTATTTACTAAAATTCATGATGGCAGATATCCAGAGGTCATAGCCATGGTAACTTTCAAGCAGGTCCCCCATCAAACTTTGCTACACTTCCTGTGTCTTCCTTGAAGCAGAAACTTTCTGACTGACCCCCTCCACTCCGCTGATTAAAACTGCCAATGCCAAAAGGACGAAGCTCATCCAAGTAGTGTGAAACAACCCAAGGAATGTCCTcacattaattttgttttcaaggGATGTGATTAATGTCACTCAGTGAACACTTGCGTGAGATACAGCAGTGTGTGGTTTTTAGGCAGACTTTGGAGATTGACAGCAAATCTGAGAGACAAACAGGAGACAAACAGGAGGCTGTGATCTTTTGCAGAACCATTCTGGCAGATGGACAGGAGGTCAGGACTGAAGATATACTCCCACAGGCAGGTCAGGCAGTgtcagaggcagaggcagagctgCTCTGGAGTTCAGGAGCTTCAGAGGCTTTGACCAGGGAAGTCAGCTAAGGAACCAGCTCTGAAGCTGGAAAGGAGTCAACTCAGGGGAGGTCAACTCAGGAGCCAACTCCCAGATGTGGAGACATCAACCCTGGAGGCAAAGCCATGGGTACAGACTCAGGTACAGATGAGGAGAACAGGCAATTCAGGAGCATAACGTTGACCCAGACAGCCATGGCTGATCCAGAGTTAGGCTTAGGTACAAGCTCAGGAACAGATGAGGCATCAACGGTGATGGCTGACCCAGAAAGTGCCTTGGGAACAGACATCGGCTGGTTGAAGGATGGTTTACCCAAGGACAGGAACAGAACAGGAACTAGAAGCTTATTTTCCGACAACTGGCTAGAAGCACCTACCAGGCCCAAAGTTACAGTAGGTGACCTGGAAGAAAACTGGCTTTCAAGATCTCTACTGGCTTTGAGATTGCAGTGATCTAGGGGGCTGGAGATGGACTGGGCACCTTCCTGGGGGATTGGAGATTGACTGCGATTGGACCCTGTGGAGATTGCTACCTTTAGGGAAACAGTTTTTCCCTATGAATGGCAAGATGTGTCCCTGCAAAAAAAACAGTGCACTTGAGCAGGTGGAGACTAGTCAGCCTAGTGATagctgcagagaaaagctgATTCTGGCACAGGCTGGAAAAATAGTTCCTGAAGTTTAGCTGACACCAAGACAGACAGTTACCGAGCCCTTAAACTGATGGTACTAAGCTTCCACAGCTTCAAAAGAACTGAACAAATTATTTATAATCTCTTTAAGAGCCAAATAGaacaatattatatttttagtaGATAAGGCTGATAATTTTGCTTAATATAAT contains these protein-coding regions:
- the LOC113121755 gene encoding zinc transporter ZIP12-like isoform X1 is translated as MNFRFSDHLFLLLLCLLETILDGKHQEGGYLQEALRALDLPLGTEEEPQLKKNQTGVLITTLLQAVDCVKRTGTSQDICDKCLTPDIALSVLKDDEKAELTEEDYQQISTVLLYYIINLEDLCTASPPSLSSSSSSSSANHQFYILALTNLHPAEDNRFLSPGEMESILQLISQHYDPTNQGASSDLQCIDATHLLEDTDIKENPGAGESSVPRLAAAIISHILQGHCFRWRNLPSPAFFTDYIFHSLNRTNNLQIMDLEELLHQLGVGQEGAGHSHYRQRRSITGSSQKMAGRQVDDCNHNTGGKSKDWTQVCFSANQLVDIFALDPHLPISKEHFRQMCPAIIQQLLGNACESAVQKTGGSLPTAFEKYGYSTAAVLIITVGSMFGVCLIFFNSCQEIYTLILQLFVGLAVGTLSGDALLHLTPQILGLHDGMHSHDDEHHPERKEYLWQIMGIIAGIYLFFLIERLFTFFVPSHGHGHCSDLELNCNSESQRGKSISTIQLGPVDDLECTEISPEHTNTRSSSRHQQGIPLLALMVIVGDSLHNFADGLVIGAAFSSSTETGVATTIAILCHEIPHEMGDFAVLLSSGLSVKTAVLMNFFSALTAFMGLYIGLFVSSEIEVQQWIFAITAGIFLYLSLVEMLPEMSRVKTDRPCLMFFLQNLGLLMGWGCLLLLALFEHKLQF
- the LOC113121755 gene encoding zinc transporter ZIP12-like isoform X2; translated protein: MNFRFSDHLFLLLLCLLETILDGKHQEGGYLQEALRALDLPLGTEEEPQLKKNQTGVLITTLLQAVDCVKRTGTSQDICDKCLTPDIALSVLKDDEKAELTEEDYQQISTVLLYYIINLEDLCTASPPSLSSSSSSSSANHQFYILALTNLHPAEDNRFLSPGEMESILQLISQHYDPTNQGASSDLQCIDATHLLEDTDIKENPGAGESSVPRLAAAIISHILQGHCFRWRNLPSPAFFTDYIFHSLNRTNNLQIMDLEELLHQLGVGQEGAGHSHYRQRRSITGSSQKMAGRQVDDCNHNTGGKSKDWTQVCFSANQLVDIFALDPHLPISKEHFRQMCPAIIQQLLGNACESAVQKTGGSLPTAFEKYGYSTAAVLIITVGSMFGVCLIFFNSCQEIYTLILQLFVGLAVGTLSGDALLHLTPQILGLHDGMHSHDDEHHPERKEYLWQIMGIIAGIYLFFLIERLFTFFVPSHGHGPVDDLECTEISPEHTNTRSSSRHQQGIPLLALMVIVGDSLHNFADGLVIGAAFSSSTETGVATTIAILCHEIPHEMGDFAVLLSSGLSVKTAVLMNFFSALTAFMGLYIGLFVSSEIEVQQWIFAITAGIFLYLSLVEMLPEMSRVKTDRPCLMFFLQNLGLLMGWGCLLLLALFEHKLQF